Proteins encoded within one genomic window of Glandiceps talaboti chromosome 3, keGlaTala1.1, whole genome shotgun sequence:
- the LOC144453989 gene encoding complement C1q tumor necrosis factor-related protein 1-like: MKMSMLLVLTMMAVSVSWITAQDSPCVQCCDYQPTTTPGVFSVIRGEKGDTGEPGIRGQMGKAGPKGDRGFDGEKGALGYPGLQGEKGSNGEKGAEGNPGMQGVRGLRGEQGFQGYKGQKGERYNFQNWPAFSVARNSRVEGQSSHITMTYDYTFVNNGNDMNINTGIFTCHTPGIYFFTFTTLKQNNKYVAAFIMVNSQTKARIYADNKDWQGMVSQSITVSLNNGNTVWVRVDKHSEYQNVMLDSNDKHHTTFNGHLVNPTT; this comes from the exons ATGAAGATGTCTATGTTACTAGTACTAACAATGATGGCAGTCTCAGTGAGTTGGATCACTGCTCAAGATTCACCCTGTGTTCAATGTTGTGATTATCAACCAACAACTACACCAGGAGTCTTTAGTGTTATCAGAGGAGAGAAAG GAGATACTGGTGAGCCTGGAATAAGGGGACAAATGGGCAAAGCCGGTCCTAAAGGAGACAGGGGATTTGACGGTGAAAAGGGAGCTTTAGGATACCCTGGCTTACAAGGTGAAAAGGGTTCTAATGGTGAAAAGGGAGCTGAAGGAAATCCTGGTATGCAAGGTGTCAGGGGACTCAGAGGTGAACAGGGATTTCAAGGTTACAAAGGCCAAAAAGGagagcgatacaactttcagaATTGGCCAGCTTTTTCAGTTGCCCGTAATAGCAGGGTagaaggtcaaagttcacatatAACCATGACCTATGATTacacatttgtaaacaatgggAATGACATGAACATCAACACTGGCATATTCACTTGCCATACTCCTGGAATATACTTCTTTACTTTCACAACtttgaaacaaaacaacaaatatgttGCAGCATTTATAATGGTAAACAGTCAAACAAAAGCTCGAATATATGCCGACAATAAAGACTGGCAAGGTATGGTTAGTCAAAGTATTACAGTTAGTTTGAATAATGGTAATACTGTATGGGTACGAGTTGACAAACATTCAGAATATCAGAATGTTATGCTGGACAGTAATGATAAACATCATACAACATTTAATGGTCATTTAGTAAACCCAACTacttaa